A region of Toxorhynchites rutilus septentrionalis strain SRP chromosome 1, ASM2978413v1, whole genome shotgun sequence DNA encodes the following proteins:
- the LOC129761800 gene encoding protein peste-like, with the protein MKINKFYCAATLGALLASVGVIFALFWGDILDAIVIKEKYLTPTSKAFKLWKRPPFQLRWEITFFNWTNANDFLENKATKPSFAEVGPYFFTESPEKIDIRFNPKNASISFRRRSYFTPDDARSVASASPDEPITSINMVALSAANRARFWGYAAQRAVSFALYTYQQDIFVSRTARELLFDGYPEPMIKRAQEILSFIGEDIQFDGRFSWFHTINGSKKAYGHFNIDTGRDDPTRYGLIRAWNFKSRADFADGECGKFQGFSGDIFPTKIRKDRPLGIFTPEMCRMVSFEFEREEDVLGIKGYRFVGSERTIDNGSLYAENQCNFGGEFMPSGVINITECRLGAPFYMSFPHFHLADPFYRDQMEGMMPDKERHQFFFTIEPTTGLVLNASVRFQINVLLQKYPAIALYQDAPRSYIPVLWFSRSFEITQEEALKLRGLLKGTELGYFGGFAVAAVGLLVALVSLGLGCAIGSRKSKNTNDDERTVRNGDARGNYQAVQNGCKDKEVIKL; encoded by the exons GAAAAATATCTCACCCCCACATCGAAAGCGTTCAAACTGTGGAAGCGTCCACCGTTCCAGCTGAGATGGGAGATAACCTTCTTCAACTGGACCAACGCGAACGATTTCCTCGAGAACAAAGCCACCAAACCCTCATTCGCCGAGGTTGGTCCGTATTTTTTCACAG AATCCCCCGAGAAGATCGACATCCGGTTTAATCCCAAGAACGCATCGATCAGCTTCCGGAGGCGAAGCTACTTCACACCGGACGATGCGCGCAGCGTTGCGTCCGCCTCGCCGGATGAACCAATCACCAGCATCAACATGGTGGCCCTGTCGGCGGCCAATCGGGCTCGCTTCTGGGGTTACGCGGCCCAGCGGGCGGTCTCGTTCGCTCTGTACACCTACCAGCAGGACATCTTCGTGAGCAGAACGGCACGGGAGTTGCTGTTCGATGGCTACCCGGAGCCGATGATTAAACGAGCCCAGGAAATCCTCAGCTTCATCGGAGAGGACATCCAGTTCGATGGGAGGTTCAGCTGGTTCCACACGATCAACGGGTCGAAGAAGGCCTACGGACATTTCAATATAGACACAGGTCGGGATGATCCCACCCGGTATGGGTTGATTCGGGCGTGGAACTTCAAATCCCGGGCTGACTTTGCCGACGGGGAATGCGGGAAGTTCCAGGGTTTCTCGGGGGACATTTTTCCCACGAAGATACGGAAGGATCGTCCGCTGGGTATCTTCACCCCGGAGATGTGTCGGATGGTTTCGTTCGAGTTCGAACGGGAAGAGGATGTGCTAGGAATCAAGGGCTACCGCTTTGTGGGAAGTGAACGAACAATTGATAATGGGTCACTGTATGCGGAGAATCAGTGCAACTTCGGTGGGGAGTTCATGCCGTCCGGGGTGATCAACATCACCGAATGCCGTCTGGGTGCGCCCTTCTATATGTCGTTCCCGCATTTCCACCTGGCGGATCCTTTCTACCGGGATCAGATGGAAGGCATGATGCCCGACAAGGAGCGACATCAGTTTTTCTTCACAATAGAGCCCACCACAGGGCTGGTTCTGAACGCTTCGGTACGTTTCCAGATCAATGTGTTGCTGCAGAAGTATCCGGCGATTGC ACTGTATCAAGACGCACCACGTTCATACATTCCCGTGCTGTGGTTCTCGAGGAGTTTTGAGATAACGCAGGAGGAAGCCCTCAAGCTGAGAGGCCTGCTAAAGGGGACAGAGTTGGGCTACTTCGGAGGCTTTGCAGTGGCTGCCGTTGGACTGCTCGTGGCACTCGTGTCGCTTGGATTAGGTTGCGCTATCGGAAGCCGCAAGTCGAAGAATACAAACGACGATGAGCGGACAGTCAGGAACGGGGATGCCCGGGGGAACTACCAGGCCGTTCAGAATGGATGTAAAGATAAAGAAGTAATAAAACTTTGA